From the Streptomyces nigrescens genome, one window contains:
- a CDS encoding alpha/beta fold hydrolase yields the protein MDTDTAERSALTVDGRTLSYVDFGGPGRPLLALHGHMSEGLSYAEFAARLAPEWRVLAPDQRGHGESDRAADYSWEGYLADLKALMDHLNLDRAALLGHSLGAINAYQFAARHPERVTALINAEGCAELGLDGSNPLAFVLNLPEGSASDREAFVAQLGPFAAHFESAVRERSDGTWGLHFHPQDIHDSEDQVHGDHWADWTGSTCPALLVRGAKGGVLPVEQAAQMVTRRPGTHLVELETDHFVYVSDRAGFAAAVRDFLTTV from the coding sequence CGCACCCTTTCCTACGTGGACTTCGGCGGCCCCGGCCGCCCGCTGCTCGCCCTGCACGGGCACATGTCCGAGGGCCTGTCGTACGCCGAGTTCGCCGCCCGTCTCGCCCCGGAGTGGCGGGTCCTCGCCCCCGATCAGCGCGGCCACGGCGAGTCCGACCGGGCGGCCGACTACAGCTGGGAGGGCTACCTCGCCGACCTGAAAGCCCTCATGGATCACCTGAACCTGGACCGGGCGGCCCTCCTCGGCCACTCGCTCGGCGCGATCAACGCCTACCAGTTCGCAGCCCGCCACCCCGAGCGCGTCACCGCGCTGATCAATGCCGAGGGATGCGCCGAACTCGGCCTGGACGGCAGCAATCCGCTGGCGTTCGTCCTGAACCTGCCGGAGGGCAGCGCCTCCGACCGGGAGGCGTTCGTCGCGCAACTCGGCCCGTTCGCAGCGCACTTCGAGTCAGCCGTCCGTGAACGGTCGGACGGCACCTGGGGCCTGCACTTCCACCCTCAGGACATCCACGACTCCGAGGACCAAGTACACGGCGACCACTGGGCCGACTGGACCGGCTCCACCTGCCCGGCGCTGCTGGTGCGCGGCGCCAAGGGCGGTGTGCTGCCGGTGGAGCAGGCAGCACAGATGGTCACCCGACGCCCCGGCACCCACCTCGTCGAGCTGGAGACCGACCACTTCGTATACGTCAGCGACCGGGCCGGCTTCGCGGCCGCGGTCCGCGACTTCCTCACCACGGTCTAA